From the genome of Neodiprion pinetum isolate iyNeoPine1 chromosome 3, iyNeoPine1.2, whole genome shotgun sequence, one region includes:
- the LOC124215698 gene encoding RCC1 domain-containing protein 1, whose translation MKIYYTGLNNSELFCDEEGSVKQVIDKFTIVPFTGIDDLEIGWNYILLWRDKELFISGKINLNESTEVTDKIPVLLKLPEEMEGCVQAIPGKETITILSVKHEIWQYKVFDKMWKQVSNFIQAADDNSDQEYTVKIFQGGCTVALTNFGRVYNIPTLVDMPKRVKFTDVACGFDHTIILAENGEVYSMGMGSRGQLGHGDLEDCDNPTIIEALAGLKVVQISAAGWHSAVVTDQGDLYTWGWNTEGQMGISDEGTKVYATPKPVDFMDTDGRAFDASVKKAQCGNAFTICMMDDNSMWGCGSNKYGQLGMSRDALTNSRTFLKLNTAIDEKEIKNFKCREWGAIIITD comes from the exons ATGAAGATATATTACACTGGTTTAAACAACAGCGAATTATTTTGCGACGAAGAGGGGAGCGTGAAACAAgttattgataaatttacAATCGTACCCTTTACGGGAATCGACGATTTGGAAATAGGATGGAATTACATTCTTTTATGGCGGGATAAGGAACTTTTCATTTCTGGTAAAATAAATCTCAATGAGTCGACTGAAGTCACTGACAAGATTCCGGTCTTACTCAAACTACCGGAAGAAATGGAAGG ATGCGTACAAGCAATTCCTGGCAAGGAAACGATTACAATTTTATCCGTGAAGCACGAAATTTGGCAGTACAAAGTATTCGACAAAATGTGGAAACaggtttcaaatttcattcaagcGGCTGACGATAATTCGGATCAAGAATATACGGTGAAAATCTTTCAAGGCGGCTGCACCGTAGCCTTGACAAATTTCG gTAGAGTATACAATATTCCAACATTGGTAGACATGCCAAAGCGGGTGAAATTCACAGACGTTGCTTGCGGCTTCGATCACACGATTATATTGGCTGAGAACGGAGAGGTTTATTCAATGGGAATGGGAAG CCGTGGTCAATTGGGGCACGGTGACCTTGAAGACTGTGATAATCCAACGATAATAGAGGCACTAGCTGGTCTGAAGGTCGTTCAGATCTCCGCTGCGGGTTGGCATAGCGCAGTGGTCACAGATCAg GGTGATTTATACACGTGGGGTTGGAACACAGAGGGTCAAATGGGAATTTCAGATGAAGGCACGAAGGTTTATGCAACCCCAAAACCGGTTGATTTTATGGATACCGATGGCCGCGCTTTTGACGCGTCGGTAAAAAAGGCACAATGCGGGAATGCGTTCACCATTTGCATGATGG ATGACAACTCGATGTGGGGATGTGGATCGAATAAATATGGGCAGCTGGGTATGTCCAGAGACGCGTTGACGAATTCGaggacatttttgaaactaaatACTGCAATTGATGAGAAGGAGAtcaagaatttcaaatgtCGGGAGTGGGGTGCCATCATCATCACAGATTAA